One Helicobacter sp. 'house sparrow 1' DNA window includes the following coding sequences:
- a CDS encoding ThiF family adenylyltransferase, whose amino-acid sequence MEDRFTRTRFLFGENLEVFRKKSVVIFGVGGVGGFALDCLYRVGIGKITIVDKDIFDVTNQNRQLGSHRVGEAKVEVLADMYQGITPIQALVDNDFIQDFDFEAYDYVIDAIDDIPAKVLLAKRCMQFPYGSYISSTGSAKKIDPLNIKVDQIWNIYGDRFGRKLKEILKKNNFKGKFKAVFSPEEPKCKVLGSFSAVTASFGLQIGSEVIKDILEKNRER is encoded by the coding sequence TTGGAGGATAGATTTACTCGAACAAGATTCTTATTTGGTGAAAATCTTGAGGTATTTAGAAAAAAAAGTGTAGTAATTTTTGGTGTAGGTGGAGTAGGGGGCTTTGCCCTGGATTGTCTTTATCGCGTTGGAATTGGAAAAATTACAATTGTGGATAAAGATATTTTTGATGTTACAAATCAAAATCGTCAGTTAGGGTCTCACAGAGTTGGAGAAGCAAAGGTTGAGGTCTTGGCAGATATGTATCAAGGGATTACCCCAATACAAGCTCTTGTGGATAATGATTTTATACAAGATTTTGATTTTGAAGCCTATGATTATGTGATTGATGCAATTGATGATATTCCAGCAAAGGTTTTATTAGCAAAGCGTTGTATGCAATTCCCTTATGGAAGCTATATCAGTTCAACAGGGAGTGCAAAAAAAATTGATCCTTTAAATATAAAGGTAGATCAAATTTGGAACATATATGGTGATAGATTTGGAAGAAAATTAAAAGAGATTCTTAAAAAAAATAATTTTAAGGGAAAATTTAAAGCAGTTTTTAGTCCAGAAGAGCCAAAATGTAAAGTTTTGGGTAGTTTTAGTGCAGTTACTGCTAGTTTTGGTTTGCAAATAGGCAGTGAAGTTATTAAAGATATTTTAGAAAAAAATAGGGAGAGGTAG
- a CDS encoding methyl-accepting chemotaxis protein produces MERTAQNVRNIAQKMQASSDLVVSLNAQSDEIKSVIQTIKDIADQTNLLALNAAIEAARAGEHGRGFAVVADEVRKLAERTGRSITEITATINSIRDVTSQVVESIKVSISEVEDSVKLANDAKEFMDKIRASSEEVANTISSQ; encoded by the coding sequence ATTGAAAGAACTGCGCAAAATGTAAGAAATATTGCACAAAAAATGCAAGCAAGTTCTGATTTAGTTGTCTCATTAAATGCACAATCTGATGAAATCAAATCGGTAATTCAAACAATTAAGGACATTGCAGATCAAACAAACTTATTGGCTCTTAATGCAGCAATTGAAGCTGCAAGAGCAGGAGAGCATGGAAGAGGTTTTGCCGTGGTTGCTGATGAGGTAAGAAAATTGGCAGAGAGAACAGGAAGATCTATCACTGAGATCACTGCTACTATTAATTCTATTAGAGATGTGACTTCTCAGGTTGTGGAATCTATTAAGGTGTCTATTAGTGAAGTTGAGGATAGCGTGAAACTTGCAAATGATGCAAAAGAGTTTATGGATAAAATTAGAGCAAGTTCTGAAGAGGTTGCTAATACCATTTCCTCACAATGA